The Desulfohalovibrio reitneri genome contains a region encoding:
- the rlmD gene encoding 23S rRNA (uracil(1939)-C(5))-methyltransferase RlmD: MENGPQPGEELLLRVEKLVPGGRPLAREGGLAVMLDRGLPGQTVRARVVKRHKGRAEAEALEVAVPRGDEAEPFCRHFGECGGCLLQDLPCGEQLRWKAEWVRESLLRTPGACDPETLEIEPARPSPRATGFRNKMEFAFSGQGESLRLGLHKRGRPGEIFDVAECPVMEGEVGPLLEAARRFARDSGLPSVDPSTGKGFWRHLVVRRNLAGQAMAVVLTNPGKNKAVSDMADDLFPACPELVSIVHGTRKGKGTVARPSNVRTLWGADRLSEELCGLRFELEPRSFFQTNTLAAEGLFATVADWAVTDPGDEVLELYCGAGAISLVMAGRGARVTGVENVGAAVEDAVAAMKANGLTGCRFLAGDAAELAASAKTGSPRVVVADPPRAGLAQGVARAIWEKLPEKVVMVSCNPATLARDVARLGPVYGLSRVRAFDLFPHAAHVEAVAELRRR, encoded by the coding sequence GTGGAGAACGGACCGCAACCCGGGGAGGAGCTTCTCCTGCGGGTGGAGAAACTGGTGCCGGGCGGCAGGCCGCTGGCCCGCGAGGGCGGGCTGGCCGTGATGCTGGATCGGGGCCTGCCGGGCCAAACGGTGCGGGCGCGGGTGGTCAAGCGACACAAGGGCCGGGCCGAGGCCGAGGCCCTGGAGGTGGCCGTTCCGCGCGGAGACGAGGCAGAGCCTTTCTGCCGCCATTTCGGCGAGTGCGGCGGCTGCCTCCTGCAGGACCTGCCCTGCGGGGAACAGTTGCGCTGGAAGGCGGAGTGGGTGCGCGAATCCCTCCTGCGCACGCCCGGAGCCTGCGACCCCGAAACCCTGGAGATCGAGCCCGCCCGGCCCTCGCCGCGCGCCACGGGCTTTCGCAACAAGATGGAGTTCGCCTTCTCCGGCCAGGGGGAAAGCCTGCGACTGGGCCTGCACAAGCGCGGTCGCCCGGGCGAAATTTTCGATGTGGCCGAGTGTCCCGTGATGGAGGGCGAGGTCGGCCCGCTGCTGGAGGCTGCCCGCCGCTTCGCCCGCGACTCCGGGCTGCCCTCGGTGGACCCTTCCACCGGCAAGGGGTTCTGGCGGCACCTGGTGGTGCGGCGCAATCTGGCCGGGCAGGCCATGGCCGTGGTGCTGACCAATCCGGGCAAGAACAAGGCCGTGTCCGACATGGCCGACGACCTTTTCCCCGCCTGTCCCGAGCTGGTCTCCATCGTCCACGGCACGCGCAAGGGCAAGGGCACCGTGGCCCGGCCCTCCAACGTGCGCACCCTGTGGGGCGCGGACCGTCTCTCCGAGGAGTTGTGCGGCCTGCGCTTCGAGCTGGAGCCGCGCTCCTTCTTCCAGACCAACACCCTGGCCGCGGAGGGCCTCTTCGCCACGGTGGCGGACTGGGCCGTGACCGACCCGGGCGACGAGGTGTTGGAACTGTACTGCGGGGCCGGGGCCATCTCCCTGGTCATGGCCGGGCGCGGGGCGCGCGTGACCGGGGTGGAGAACGTGGGCGCGGCCGTGGAGGACGCCGTGGCGGCCATGAAGGCCAACGGCCTGACCGGCTGCCGCTTCCTGGCCGGGGACGCGGCCGAGCTGGCCGCCTCCGCCAAGACCGGCTCCCCCCGCGTGGTGGTGGCCGATCCCCCGCGCGCTGGGCTGGCGCAGGGCGTGGCCCGCGCCATCTGGGAGAAGCTGCCGGAGAAGGTGGTCATGGTCTCCTGCAACCCGGCCACCCTGGCCCGCGACGTGGCCCGGCTGGGACCTGTGTACGGCCTCTCCCGCGTGCGCGCCTTCGACCTCTTTCCCCACGCCGCCCACGTGGAGGCGGTGGCCGAGCTGCGCCGTCGCTGA
- a CDS encoding glycosyltransferase family 2 protein, producing the protein MAARRGYPMAMRPLAVVIPVHNLWPVTRACLQSLRENTPGDFFQVVLADNGSTDATPAEAPDLGRALFGERFTHLPLGENLGFGPACNAGARATEAEHVLFLNNDTTLTPGWVRPLLTTARKDARAGAVSPLLLYPETEPEGGPSQRPEAGRVQHAGIGFDPDLHPVHPFHLFPADHPAVTRPRRLQAVSGAAMLVGLGVFRELGGFFEGFRNGSEDLDLCARLRGRGLRCLLEPKAVVHHHTSLTPGRYEHTEHNARLLNQRCRGAFATDLHKLAEREGFTLALTPWQEPYMAMRGEDAERLAAVGDPRRAVQENPLWRPGYAAWLEAAADPAERHRAAALQAGLLPALEALERAAATAVEAGFGGEAQRWRDLLARARAKLAAPEILAGRARANRDHFAARGEEGLAALYGEWLEAGANG; encoded by the coding sequence ATGGCGGCCCGCCGAGGCTACCCCATGGCCATGCGTCCCCTGGCGGTGGTCATCCCGGTGCACAACCTCTGGCCCGTGACGCGGGCCTGCCTTCAGTCCCTGCGCGAGAACACGCCCGGGGACTTCTTTCAGGTCGTCCTGGCGGACAACGGCTCCACCGACGCCACCCCGGCCGAGGCCCCGGACCTGGGCCGCGCCCTGTTCGGGGAGCGGTTCACCCACCTGCCCCTGGGGGAGAACCTGGGCTTCGGCCCGGCCTGCAACGCCGGGGCGCGGGCTACCGAGGCGGAGCACGTCCTCTTCCTGAACAACGACACCACCCTCACGCCGGGCTGGGTGCGGCCCCTGCTGACCACGGCCAGGAAAGACGCCCGGGCGGGAGCGGTCTCCCCGCTGCTGCTCTACCCGGAAACGGAGCCGGAAGGCGGGCCCTCGCAACGGCCCGAAGCGGGGCGCGTGCAGCACGCGGGCATCGGCTTCGACCCGGACCTGCACCCCGTCCACCCCTTTCACCTTTTCCCGGCTGACCACCCGGCCGTGACCCGGCCCAGGCGGCTGCAGGCGGTGAGCGGGGCGGCCATGCTGGTGGGGCTGGGCGTGTTCCGGGAACTGGGCGGCTTCTTCGAGGGCTTTCGCAACGGCAGCGAGGACCTGGACCTCTGCGCCCGGCTGCGCGGGAGGGGACTGCGCTGCCTGCTGGAGCCCAAGGCCGTGGTCCACCACCACACCTCGCTCACGCCGGGGAGGTACGAGCACACGGAGCACAACGCCCGGCTGCTCAACCAGCGCTGCCGGGGGGCCTTCGCCACGGACCTGCACAAGCTGGCCGAACGCGAGGGTTTCACCCTGGCCCTCACCCCCTGGCAGGAGCCGTACATGGCCATGCGGGGAGAGGACGCGGAACGGCTGGCGGCGGTGGGCGACCCTCGCCGGGCGGTGCAGGAGAACCCCCTGTGGCGGCCGGGCTACGCCGCCTGGCTGGAGGCCGCCGCCGACCCGGCCGAACGGCACAGGGCTGCCGCGCTCCAGGCCGGGCTGCTGCCCGCCCTGGAGGCATTGGAGCGGGCCGCGGCCACCGCCGTGGAGGCGGGGTTCGGCGGCGAGGCCCAGCGCTGGCGCGACCTTCTGGCCCGCGCCCGCGCCAAACTTGCCGCCCCCGAAATCCTGGCCGGGCGCGCCCGGGCCAACCGGGACCACTTCGCCGCCCGGGGCGAGGAGGGGCTGGCAGCGCTGTACGGGGAGTGGCTGGAAGCCGGCGCGAACGGCTGA
- a CDS encoding ABC transporter permease — protein sequence MARIDVQREEGKTAARLSGNWTAERARAAEKELRGLKAPSGEAVLDLSAIDDLDMAGAWLVHRAAKRWREAGADVTVQGAADKHAALLRLAGDNDAPCPPEPVQRSYILVLLNTIGLVVCSMVRHVFRQLGFMGLTLACLARTVLKPARLRLTSTVVHMERAGINAVPIVTLLAFLIGVVLAFIGAQQLRRFGAQIYVVNLIEVAVLREMGAMLTAIVVAGRSGSAFTAQIGAMTANEEVAAMRAMGIDPLEALVVPRVLALLITLPLLTFLADMAGVLGGGLMSWAVLDVSPVSFLTRFQASGWLWHFWVGVIKAPFFAMAIALIGCFEGLESKPSAESVGRKTTSSVVQAIFWVIVIDAAFAAFFSLVRV from the coding sequence ATGGCCCGGATCGATGTGCAGCGGGAGGAAGGCAAGACAGCCGCCCGCCTGAGCGGAAACTGGACCGCCGAGCGTGCGCGCGCGGCGGAAAAGGAGTTGCGCGGCCTGAAGGCCCCTTCCGGCGAAGCCGTGCTGGACCTTTCCGCCATCGACGACCTGGATATGGCCGGGGCCTGGCTCGTCCACCGCGCCGCCAAGCGCTGGCGGGAGGCCGGGGCGGACGTGACCGTCCAGGGCGCGGCAGACAAGCACGCCGCCCTGCTGCGCCTGGCCGGGGACAACGACGCCCCCTGCCCGCCGGAACCCGTCCAGCGAAGCTACATCCTGGTTCTTCTGAACACCATCGGGCTGGTGGTCTGTTCCATGGTGCGCCACGTCTTTCGCCAGTTGGGCTTCATGGGGCTGACCCTGGCCTGCCTGGCCCGCACCGTTCTCAAGCCCGCCCGGCTGCGCCTGACCTCCACGGTGGTGCACATGGAGCGGGCGGGCATCAACGCCGTGCCCATCGTCACCCTGCTGGCTTTCCTCATCGGCGTGGTGCTGGCCTTTATCGGCGCGCAGCAGCTCCGCCGCTTCGGGGCGCAGATCTACGTGGTCAACCTCATTGAGGTGGCCGTGCTGCGGGAGATGGGGGCCATGCTCACGGCCATCGTGGTGGCCGGGCGCTCCGGCTCCGCCTTCACCGCCCAGATAGGCGCCATGACCGCCAACGAGGAGGTGGCCGCCATGCGGGCCATGGGCATCGACCCGCTGGAGGCCCTGGTGGTCCCCCGCGTGCTTGCCCTGCTTATCACTCTGCCGCTGCTCACCTTTCTGGCGGACATGGCCGGGGTGCTGGGCGGAGGACTCATGTCCTGGGCCGTGCTGGACGTCTCGCCCGTTTCCTTCTTGACACGCTTCCAGGCAAGCGGCTGGCTGTGGCACTTCTGGGTGGGCGTCATCAAGGCCCCCTTCTTCGCCATGGCCATCGCCCTCATCGGCTGCTTCGAGGGGCTGGAGTCCAAGCCCAGCGCCGAGAGCGTGGGCAGAAAGACCACCAGCAGCGTGGTGCAGGCCATCTTCTGGG
- a CDS encoding cobyric acid synthase, whose product MDQRGHGGDLCGLAREAGCRPEDITDFSASINPLGPPPWLRHAVAGALGGVCSYPDPEATGLRQAAARRYGCRAGELVAGNGTSDLLFALPRVLKPGRAIIPVPSYRDYEAACLRAGLLVERVHLSPEHHFHLYFALLEDALERGPAVVILGNPNNPTGRSIPSTDVVRLARNHPDSVFVVDEAFADFVPGLARLAGERPDNVVVLLSLTKFYALPGMRLGLAAASEQIAADLAEELPPWQAGTLAQAVGARALADDDYFQRTRRTMLEQCGHLYQLLTSIKGLTVIPSEANFLLCRLDGGRFSDAGKLAGELLRTHRLAIRPCANFPGLDQRYFRVAVRGAEDNERLARALDELAGGGKPRPAPRRTPALMVQATCSNAGKSLLVSALCRILRRRGLAPCPFKAQNMSLNSFVTPDGGEMGRAQALQAQAAGLEVDARMNPVLLKPSSETGSQVMVLGKPWESLRAAEYYRAKSELWPVVTRAYDELATGAGVMVLEGAGSPAEVNLKPHDIVNMAMARHARASVLLASDIDRGGAFASLMGTMDCLEEDERALVAGFVLNKFRGDPALLDGAFAVLREHTGREVLGVVPWLSGLGLPEEDSVSFKAGGTLAEKPGADLDVAIIDLPHVSNFTDLDALAAEPDAALRLVRSPDDLGAPDLLVLPGSKNTIEDLRWLRESGLARAVAGLRGRAVLAGICGGLQMLGQSVDDPLGLESSGLEEGLGVLPLATTLARDKTLTRREATHAATGRRVKGYEIHHGETALRGEAEELFADSPGLGWALPDGSAWGTYLHGVFDADPFRHAVLDDLRARKGLPPLASPRAAYEIESALDRLADEVERVLDMDRILERLGL is encoded by the coding sequence ATGGACCAGAGAGGACACGGCGGCGACCTGTGCGGGCTGGCCCGCGAGGCCGGCTGCCGCCCAGAGGACATCACCGACTTCTCCGCCTCCATCAACCCCCTGGGGCCGCCGCCCTGGCTGCGCCACGCCGTGGCCGGAGCCCTGGGCGGGGTGTGCTCCTACCCCGACCCCGAGGCCACCGGGCTGCGCCAAGCCGCCGCCCGGCGCTACGGCTGCCGCGCCGGGGAGCTGGTGGCGGGCAACGGCACCTCGGACCTGCTCTTCGCCCTGCCGCGCGTGCTCAAGCCCGGCCGGGCGATCATCCCGGTGCCCTCCTACCGCGACTACGAGGCGGCCTGCCTGCGCGCCGGGCTGCTGGTGGAGCGCGTCCACCTCTCCCCGGAGCACCACTTCCACCTCTATTTCGCCCTGCTGGAGGACGCCCTGGAGCGCGGCCCGGCCGTGGTCATCCTGGGCAACCCCAACAACCCCACCGGCCGCTCCATCCCCTCCACGGACGTGGTCCGGCTGGCCCGCAACCACCCGGACTCGGTCTTCGTGGTGGACGAGGCCTTCGCCGACTTCGTGCCCGGCCTGGCCCGGCTGGCGGGCGAGCGGCCGGACAACGTGGTGGTGCTGCTCTCCCTGACCAAGTTCTACGCCCTGCCCGGCATGCGGCTGGGGCTGGCCGCGGCCTCGGAACAAATCGCCGCCGACCTGGCCGAGGAGCTGCCCCCCTGGCAGGCGGGCACCCTGGCCCAGGCCGTGGGCGCGCGCGCCCTGGCGGACGACGACTACTTCCAGCGCACCCGCCGGACCATGCTGGAGCAGTGCGGCCACCTCTACCAGCTGCTCACCTCCATCAAAGGCCTGACCGTCATCCCTTCGGAAGCCAACTTCCTGCTCTGCCGCCTGGACGGCGGGCGGTTCAGCGACGCGGGCAAGCTGGCGGGCGAGCTGCTGCGCACCCACAGGCTGGCCATCCGGCCGTGCGCCAACTTCCCCGGCCTGGACCAGCGCTACTTCCGGGTGGCCGTGCGCGGGGCGGAGGACAACGAGCGGCTGGCCCGCGCCCTGGACGAGCTTGCGGGCGGCGGCAAGCCCCGACCGGCCCCGCGCCGCACCCCGGCGCTGATGGTGCAGGCCACCTGCTCCAACGCGGGCAAGAGCTTGCTGGTCTCCGCCCTGTGCCGCATCCTGCGCCGCCGTGGGCTGGCCCCATGCCCCTTCAAGGCGCAGAACATGTCGCTGAACTCCTTCGTCACCCCGGACGGCGGCGAGATGGGCCGGGCCCAGGCCCTGCAAGCCCAGGCCGCCGGGCTGGAGGTGGACGCGCGCATGAACCCGGTGCTTCTCAAGCCCTCCTCGGAGACCGGCTCGCAGGTCATGGTGCTGGGCAAGCCGTGGGAGAGCCTGCGGGCGGCGGAGTACTACCGAGCCAAGTCCGAACTGTGGCCCGTTGTCACCCGCGCCTACGACGAGCTGGCCACCGGGGCCGGGGTCATGGTGCTGGAGGGGGCGGGCTCCCCGGCCGAAGTGAACCTCAAGCCGCACGACATCGTGAACATGGCCATGGCCCGCCACGCCCGGGCCAGCGTGCTGCTGGCCTCGGACATCGACCGGGGCGGGGCCTTCGCCTCGCTCATGGGCACCATGGACTGCCTGGAGGAGGACGAGCGGGCCCTGGTGGCCGGATTCGTGCTGAACAAGTTCCGGGGCGACCCGGCCCTGCTGGACGGGGCCTTCGCCGTGCTGCGCGAGCACACCGGCCGGGAGGTGCTGGGGGTGGTGCCCTGGCTGTCCGGCCTGGGCCTGCCCGAGGAGGACTCGGTCTCCTTCAAGGCGGGCGGAACTTTGGCGGAAAAGCCCGGAGCCGACCTGGACGTGGCAATCATCGACCTGCCCCACGTCTCCAATTTCACCGACCTCGACGCCCTGGCCGCGGAGCCGGACGCGGCCCTGCGGCTGGTGCGCTCCCCGGACGACCTGGGCGCGCCCGACCTGCTCGTCCTGCCCGGCTCCAAGAACACCATCGAGGATTTGCGCTGGCTGCGGGAGAGCGGGCTGGCCCGGGCCGTGGCCGGACTGCGCGGCCGCGCCGTGCTGGCGGGTATCTGCGGCGGCCTGCAAATGCTGGGGCAGAGCGTGGACGACCCCCTGGGCCTGGAGTCCAGCGGGTTGGAGGAGGGGCTGGGGGTGCTGCCCCTGGCCACCACCCTGGCCCGCGACAAGACCCTCACCCGCCGCGAGGCCACCCACGCGGCCACGGGCAGGCGGGTCAAGGGCTACGAGATCCACCACGGCGAGACCGCCCTGCGCGGCGAAGCGGAGGAGCTGTTCGCCGACTCCCCCGGCTTGGGCTGGGCCCTGCCCGACGGCTCGGCCTGGGGCACCTACCTGCACGGCGTGTTCGACGCCGACCCCTTCCGCCACGCCGTGCTGGACGACCTGCGCGCCCGCAAGGGGCTGCCGCCCCTGGCCTCGCCCCGCGCCGCCTACGAGATCGAGTCCGCCCTGGACCGGCTGGCGGACGAGGTGGAGCGCGTCCTGGACATGGACCGCATCCTGGAGCGGCTGGGATTGTAA